A genome region from Rickettsiales endosymbiont of Stachyamoeba lipophora includes the following:
- a CDS encoding chorismate--pyruvate lyase family protein: MLILSHCVFHTLLLNPLAIIQAKSTTQYLHNKFGKENLEIEVIHEGFELLNEFEQQQLDLKANNAWIREVEMLVNGTLAIKARTVAPLDVNQDFIAELQNLGSKPISSIIYNEPYERKNYLYADDDKFFYRFSIIKSQKFLIAMTEGFNKEFEF, encoded by the coding sequence ATGCTAATACTTTCACATTGTGTTTTTCACACCCTTCTTCTTAATCCTCTTGCAATCATTCAAGCTAAATCAACTACTCAATATCTACATAATAAATTTGGCAAAGAAAATTTAGAAATCGAAGTAATACATGAAGGATTCGAATTACTAAATGAATTTGAACAACAGCAGCTAGATTTAAAAGCAAATAATGCCTGGATAAGAGAAGTAGAAATGCTGGTAAATGGCACGCTGGCCATTAAAGCTCGTACTGTAGCGCCTCTTGATGTAAATCAAGATTTTATAGCTGAACTACAAAATTTGGGTAGCAAGCCAATTAGTTCTATTATCTACAACGAACCTTATGAAAGAAAAAATTATTTATATGCAGATGATGATAAATTCTTTTATCGCTTTTCTATTATTAAATCGCAAAAATTCTTAATTGCAATGACCGAAGGGTTTAATAAAGAATTTGAGTTCTAA
- a CDS encoding ankyrin repeat domain-containing protein, giving the protein MFSFSNILAQSRNQQIICDFINNNASGTPLEDVIELIKILSEEDAKTLLEYLFYLQWKITKQAETHRLALIRAILNNPHAQNLIKELNIIEPEVPAQDAIAEDTIEVVAGKNPQQQFKHIPNQYSVLLRATEANDTDLTWALLTNPELIKLSDILEGTIDIARFESFLKSLSIEEADDDHKIKVTVNDRSQKIAQFITIIKNQLPKNATAIELTKLLPLALEHTSTDIAQMLMNNEHDVNLSLEELKWIDDNKKEQHSLTDTNPIINTVINIVEAQNDIKALSNQLYILQALLLNPKADLNLYYTEDEKEAILVSEYVVKHLSNVFIKAHGRNIKLQLLHLITALDETQLKAIINELVVTFETMKADYQLTSEQQSILQALYTICSLKEPKLKLTDLIDENYFEQHDNLNIKQKAEFKTKLHNNKAKLAEANQNLLMIVSNLLNFRDSIKFIQQGADVNNAKERYAGKTALHYAAQNGDTKTVRVLVQELGADVNAKDKDGNTALHYAAMLGQTETARILVQELGADVNGTNNYGNTALYYAAQNGDTKTVCVLVQELGANINATDKDGKIALHYAALYGNTKTVRVLAQLGADVNATDKHGKTALYYAAQRGHPETVRVLVQELGTNVNAKDKSELEEILIKAMAAKQNDNASIQNSKNTTFHQQAIIKQRRLSQDNQRGMN; this is encoded by the coding sequence ATGTTTTCTTTTTCAAATATTCTAGCACAATCACGAAATCAGCAAATTATTTGTGATTTTATTAATAATAATGCTTCGGGAACTCCTCTTGAAGATGTTATTGAACTAATTAAAATATTGAGCGAAGAAGACGCTAAAACTTTACTAGAATATTTGTTTTATCTGCAATGGAAGATTACAAAGCAAGCAGAAACACATCGGTTAGCATTAATTAGAGCTATACTTAATAATCCTCATGCTCAAAATCTAATTAAAGAACTAAATATTATAGAGCCCGAAGTCCCTGCCCAGGATGCTATAGCAGAAGATACCATTGAGGTAGTTGCAGGAAAAAATCCGCAACAGCAATTTAAACATATACCTAATCAATATTCAGTATTACTTAGAGCAACTGAAGCAAATGATACTGATCTTACTTGGGCTTTACTTACAAACCCCGAATTAATTAAGCTTAGCGATATATTAGAAGGCACTATAGATATCGCGAGATTTGAGTCATTTTTAAAGAGCTTATCTATTGAAGAAGCGGATGATGATCACAAGATTAAGGTTACTGTCAATGATAGAAGCCAAAAAATAGCACAGTTTATTACCATTATTAAAAACCAATTACCCAAAAATGCTACTGCTATAGAGCTTACTAAATTATTACCGCTAGCTTTAGAACATACATCAACTGATATAGCACAAATGCTAATGAATAATGAGCATGATGTAAATCTAAGCTTAGAGGAGCTGAAATGGATAGATGATAATAAAAAAGAGCAACATTCATTAACTGATACCAATCCTATTATTAATACCGTAATTAATATAGTAGAAGCTCAAAATGATATTAAAGCCCTAAGCAATCAACTCTATATATTACAAGCCTTATTACTCAACCCTAAAGCTGACTTGAATTTATATTATACAGAAGATGAAAAAGAAGCCATTCTTGTTAGTGAGTATGTAGTAAAGCATTTAAGCAATGTATTCATAAAAGCACACGGCAGAAATATTAAACTTCAGCTACTACACTTAATAACAGCTTTAGATGAAACGCAATTAAAAGCAATAATAAATGAACTGGTTGTGACCTTTGAAACAATGAAGGCTGATTACCAACTTACCTCAGAACAACAATCTATCCTACAAGCTTTATATACTATATGCAGTTTAAAAGAACCAAAACTGAAACTCACCGACCTTATTGATGAAAATTATTTTGAGCAACACGATAACTTAAATATAAAACAAAAAGCAGAATTTAAAACCAAGCTACATAATAATAAAGCCAAGCTGGCAGAAGCTAACCAAAATTTACTTATGATTGTTAGTAACCTTTTAAATTTCCGTGATTCTATTAAATTTATACAACAAGGAGCTGATGTTAATAATGCCAAGGAGAGGTATGCTGGCAAAACAGCTTTACATTACGCTGCTCAGAATGGAGATACAAAAACAGTTCGCGTTTTAGTTCAAGAACTAGGTGCTGACGTTAATGCTAAGGATAAAGATGGCAACACAGCTTTACATTATGCTGCTATGCTTGGACAAACAGAAACAGCTCGCATCTTAGTTCAAGAATTAGGTGCGGATGTTAATGGCACAAATAATTATGGCAACACAGCTTTATATTATGCTGCCCAGAATGGAGATACAAAAACAGTTTGTGTTTTAGTTCAAGAATTAGGTGCTAATATTAATGCCACAGATAAAGATGGCAAAATAGCTTTACATTATGCTGCCCTGTATGGAAATACAAAAACAGTTCGTGTTTTAGCTCAGCTAGGTGCTGACGTTAATGCCACAGATAAACATGGCAAAACAGCTTTATATTATGCTGCTCAACGTGGACATCCAGAAACAGTTCGCGTTTTAGTTCAAGAGTTAGGTACTAATGTGAATGCTAAAGATAAATCGGAATTAGAAGAAATATTAATCAAAGCTATGGCCGCCAAGCAAAACGATAATGCTTCAATACAAAATAGCAAAAATACAACCTTTCATCAGCAGGCTATAATAAAGCAAAGAAGATTATCTCAAGATAATCAGAGAGGAATGAATTAA
- a CDS encoding ankyrin repeat domain-containing protein, with the protein MFSFANILAQSQNQQIICDFINDNASGIPLEDVIALINTLSEAEAKTLLEYLFYLQWEITKQAEIHRLALIRALLNNPHAQNLIKALNIIEPEVPAQDAIAEDTIKVVAGKNPQQQFKHISNQYSVLLKATEVNNTDFTWTLLTNLELIKLSDIAQGTIDIAKLKLFLTNPSTDATLNDRSQKIAQFITIIKNQLPKNATAIELAKLLPLALEHTPTDIAQMLINNYHDVNLSLDAVRWIDDNKKEQHSLTSANPIINTVINIVEAQNDINVLSNQLYILQALLLNPKANLNLYYTEDENEAILVSEYVAEHLSDVLIKTQDVNTKLQLLHLIPSNKISLTPLPQALDKAQLEQLINELVATFETTANDYQLTSKQQSTLQALYDICRLKEPKLKLKLKLKLTDLIDENYFEQHSNLSAEQKAELKNKLHHNKIKLEGANQNLLEIINSDHFSDTIIKFIQQGADVNAKVVAYPSQTALHIAAQRGHTETARILVQELTADVNATDLYGNTALHYAAENGHTETVRVLVQELGADVEAIDKYGNTVLHFTAENGHTETVRVLVQDLGANATATNNNGQTALHYAAEREHTGTVQILAQLGTDVEAIDKDGKTALHYAAERGHTETVRVLVQELSADIAATDTNGKTALHYAAQHRHTETVRILVQLGANVNTQALYGKTALHYAAVCGPTETVRVLVQELKADVNATDEDGRTALHYAATVGQTETIRILKELGADVNAKDKDGKTALHIAAECGHIKTVRVLVQELGADIAAKDDDDKTALHYAAEYGHAETVQVLAQLGANVNATDNNGKTALDLVKQAGYKNPEIEKLLTEAMAKQKDNNSITESTNANFHQQAIKQRRLSQDNQRGIN; encoded by the coding sequence ATGTTTTCTTTTGCAAATATTCTAGCACAATCACAAAATCAGCAAATTATTTGTGATTTTATTAATGATAATGCTTCGGGAATTCCTCTTGAAGATGTTATTGCGCTAATTAACACATTGAGTGAAGCAGAAGCTAAAACTTTACTAGAATATCTGTTTTATCTGCAATGGGAGATTACAAAACAAGCAGAAATACATCGGCTAGCATTAATTAGAGCCCTACTTAATAATCCTCATGCTCAAAATCTAATTAAAGCACTAAATATTATAGAGCCCGAAGTCCCTGCCCAGGATGCTATAGCAGAAGATACTATTAAGGTAGTTGCAGGAAAAAATCCACAACAGCAATTTAAACATATATCTAATCAATATTCAGTTTTACTCAAAGCAACTGAAGTAAATAATACTGATTTTACCTGGACCCTACTTACAAACCTAGAATTAATTAAACTTAGCGATATAGCACAAGGCACTATAGATATTGCAAAACTTAAATTATTTTTAACAAACCCATCTACTGATGCGACTTTAAATGACAGAAGCCAAAAAATAGCACAGTTTATTACCATTATTAAAAACCAATTACCCAAAAATGCTACTGCTATAGAACTTGCCAAATTATTACCACTAGCTTTAGAACATACACCAACTGATATAGCACAAATGCTAATAAATAATTATCATGATGTAAATTTAAGCTTAGATGCTGTTAGGTGGATAGATGATAATAAAAAAGAGCAACATTCATTAACTAGTGCCAATCCTATTATTAATACCGTAATTAATATAGTAGAAGCCCAAAATGATATTAACGTCCTAAGCAATCAACTCTATATATTACAAGCCTTATTACTCAACCCTAAAGCTAATTTGAATTTATATTATACAGAAGATGAAAATGAGGCCATTCTTGTTAGTGAGTATGTAGCAGAGCATTTAAGCGATGTGTTGATAAAAACACAAGACGTAAATACTAAACTCCAGCTACTACACTTAATACCTAGTAACAAAATAAGTTTAACTCCATTACCACAAGCTTTAGATAAAGCGCAGTTAGAGCAATTAATAAACGAGCTGGTTGCTACATTTGAAACAACAGCGAATGATTATCAGCTCACCTCAAAGCAGCAATCCACACTGCAAGCTTTATATGATATATGCAGATTAAAAGAACCAAAACTAAAACTGAAACTGAAACTGAAACTCACCGACCTCATTGATGAAAATTATTTTGAACAGCATAGCAACTTAAGTGCAGAACAAAAAGCTGAACTTAAAAACAAGCTACATCATAATAAAATCAAGCTGGAAGGAGCTAACCAAAATTTACTTGAGATTATTAACAGTGACCACTTTAGTGATACTATTATTAAATTTATACAACAAGGAGCTGATGTTAATGCCAAGGTGGTGGCGTATCCTAGCCAAACAGCTTTGCATATTGCTGCCCAGCGCGGACATACAGAAACAGCTCGCATTTTAGTTCAAGAGCTAACAGCTGATGTTAATGCCACAGATCTTTATGGCAACACAGCTTTACATTATGCTGCTGAGAATGGGCATACAGAAACAGTCCGTGTTTTAGTTCAAGAGCTAGGTGCTGATGTTGAAGCCATAGATAAATATGGCAACACAGTTTTACACTTTACTGCTGAGAATGGACATACAGAAACTGTTCGTGTCTTAGTTCAAGATCTAGGTGCTAATGCTACTGCCACAAATAATAATGGCCAAACAGCTTTACATTATGCTGCTGAGCGTGAACATACAGGAACTGTTCAAATTTTAGCCCAGCTAGGTACTGATGTTGAAGCCATAGATAAAGATGGCAAAACAGCCTTACATTATGCTGCTGAGCGTGGTCATACAGAAACAGTTCGTGTTTTAGTACAAGAGCTAAGTGCTGATATTGCTGCCACGGATACTAATGGCAAAACAGCTTTACATTATGCTGCCCAGCACAGACATACAGAAACAGTTCGAATTTTAGTCCAGCTAGGTGCTAATGTTAATACCCAAGCTCTTTATGGCAAAACAGCTTTACATTATGCTGCTGTATGCGGACCTACAGAAACAGTTCGTGTTTTAGTACAAGAGTTAAAAGCTGATGTTAATGCCACAGATGAAGATGGCAGAACAGCTTTACATTATGCTGCTACCGTTGGACAAACAGAAACTATTCGTATTTTAAAAGAATTAGGTGCTGATGTTAATGCCAAGGATAAAGATGGCAAAACAGCTTTACATATTGCTGCTGAGTGCGGACATATAAAAACAGTTCGCGTTTTAGTTCAAGAGCTAGGTGCTGATATTGCTGCCAAGGATGACGATGACAAAACAGCTTTACATTATGCTGCTGAATATGGACATGCAGAAACAGTTCAAGTTTTAGCCCAGCTAGGTGCTAACGTTAATGCTACAGATAATAATGGCAAAACAGCATTGGATCTTGTTAAACAAGCAGGTTATAAAAACCCAGAAATAGAAAAGCTCTTAACCGAAGCTATGGCCAAGCAAAAAGATAACAATTCAATAACAGAAAGTACAAATGCAAACTTTCATCAGCAGGCTATAAAACAAAGAAGATTGTCCCAAGATAATCAGAGAGGAATAAACTAA
- the acs gene encoding acetate--CoA ligase yields MQQSNVTAIHPSIRQNAHINEEQYHKLYEESVTNPEQFWATQAKNISWFKEFTIVKNTSFKQEELYIKWFEDGILNACFNCVDRHLPTKANQIAYIWEGDEPHQTKSITYQELFDHVNEFSLKLKKLGVKKGDIVVIYLPMILETVYAMLACARIGAVHSLIFAGFSSDSLRDRIRDTKAKLVITADGGKRGGKPLLLKDKVDLAVQECEEVEKVLLIKYLSHEVQMSAKDICYEDIKIDNNEICEPEAMNAEDPLFILYTSGSTNKPKGIVHTTGGYLVYASLTHKYIFDYKEGEIYWCTADLGWVTGHSYALYGPLCNAATTLIFEGVPSYPSYARTWEIVDKHKVNILYTAPTLIRTLKKEGDHLVQTSSRKSLRVLGSVGEPINPEAWKWFYDIVGESRCPIVDTWWQTETGGILITPLIGATPLKAGSATNPFFGITPILVDNEAQEVIGEGEGNLCIKDSWPGQARTILNDHNRFYETYFAPFEGYYFSGDGAKRDSDNYYWITGRVDDVINISGHRLGTAELESALVAHNYVAEAAAVGYPHEIKGQGIYIYVVLKPEIAPSDNIVDELKSWVRKIIGAIATPDIIQICADLPKTRSGKIMRRILRKIAEGEFEAIGDTSTLADPKVLEEIIKGKG; encoded by the coding sequence ATGCAACAATCAAATGTAACAGCAATCCATCCTTCCATAAGGCAAAATGCTCATATTAATGAAGAGCAATACCACAAATTATATGAGGAATCGGTTACTAATCCTGAGCAATTTTGGGCAACACAGGCAAAAAATATTAGTTGGTTTAAAGAATTTACCATAGTTAAAAACACTTCTTTCAAACAAGAAGAGTTATATATTAAATGGTTTGAAGACGGCATTTTAAATGCGTGCTTCAATTGCGTTGACCGTCATTTACCTACCAAGGCAAATCAAATAGCCTATATTTGGGAGGGCGATGAGCCACATCAAACTAAAAGCATTACTTACCAAGAACTTTTCGATCATGTGAATGAATTTTCATTAAAATTAAAAAAATTAGGAGTTAAAAAAGGAGATATAGTCGTTATTTATTTACCTATGATTCTTGAAACAGTCTATGCCATGCTTGCTTGTGCAAGAATTGGGGCAGTGCATTCACTAATTTTTGCAGGATTTTCCTCTGATTCATTGCGTGATCGTATCAGAGATACTAAAGCTAAACTAGTTATTACTGCCGATGGTGGTAAGCGCGGTGGTAAGCCTCTTCTTCTTAAAGATAAAGTGGATCTTGCAGTTCAAGAATGCGAAGAAGTTGAGAAAGTGTTGCTTATAAAATACTTAAGTCATGAAGTGCAAATGTCAGCAAAAGACATCTGCTATGAAGATATTAAAATAGATAATAATGAAATATGTGAACCAGAAGCTATGAATGCAGAAGATCCATTATTTATACTTTATACTTCAGGATCAACTAATAAACCTAAAGGCATAGTGCATACTACTGGGGGTTATCTTGTATATGCATCTTTAACCCATAAATATATATTTGATTATAAGGAAGGCGAGATATATTGGTGTACTGCTGATCTTGGTTGGGTAACGGGTCATTCTTATGCTTTATATGGTCCTTTATGTAATGCGGCCACCACATTAATTTTCGAAGGGGTACCTTCTTATCCAAGCTATGCTCGAACTTGGGAGATAGTTGATAAGCATAAAGTAAATATTTTATATACTGCGCCCACGCTTATTAGAACCTTAAAGAAAGAGGGAGATCATTTGGTTCAAACTTCCTCTAGAAAAAGCTTAAGAGTATTAGGTTCAGTTGGCGAACCAATCAACCCTGAAGCGTGGAAGTGGTTTTATGATATTGTAGGAGAGAGCAGATGTCCTATAGTCGATACCTGGTGGCAAACGGAAACAGGCGGTATATTAATTACTCCACTTATTGGCGCTACTCCTCTTAAAGCTGGTTCTGCAACTAATCCATTTTTTGGCATTACCCCTATACTTGTCGATAACGAGGCGCAGGAAGTTATAGGAGAGGGCGAAGGAAATTTATGTATTAAAGATAGCTGGCCGGGCCAAGCGCGCACTATTTTAAATGATCATAACAGATTTTATGAAACTTATTTTGCACCGTTTGAAGGTTATTATTTCTCAGGTGATGGAGCAAAAAGAGATAGCGATAATTATTACTGGATTACTGGTCGTGTAGATGATGTCATTAATATCTCCGGCCATAGATTAGGCACAGCAGAGCTGGAAAGTGCCTTAGTTGCGCATAATTATGTGGCAGAAGCGGCAGCTGTAGGATATCCACATGAAATTAAAGGGCAGGGTATATATATTTATGTGGTTTTAAAGCCGGAAATTGCTCCTAGTGATAATATAGTTGATGAGTTAAAAAGTTGGGTTAGAAAAATTATAGGGGCTATAGCTACTCCGGATATTATTCAAATATGTGCTGATCTGCCCAAAACGCGCTCCGGAAAAATCATGAGAAGAATTCTGCGTAAAATTGCAGAAGGGGAGTTTGAAGCGATTGGAGACACCAGCACTTTGGCTGATCCAAAAGTGCTGGAAGAAATTATCAAAGGGAAGGGTTAG